A single genomic interval of Vairimorpha necatrix chromosome 5, complete sequence harbors:
- a CDS encoding MULE domain-containing protein: MNDNFEIFKGQRGGQNLIYEDQIYTLDYNKDGTRRWRCSNRSCRGAITMNEQNEIVKKVIHSHEPVPEKCMFKRTIKKIKEQVATSNENSIEIIKKQLPALSTSLDITKMPSIEYLRDTIKRTRNSRLGFITGCIMDIPEVLQVDSKKNRFLRFDSGMQDNNRFIIFFSEFKKSMIEKIDTFVVDGTFKSSPQGFYQIVVFHGHIFGKSFPYIYILLKGKSERSYSRAFDKCKELVIMNVKNFVTDFERGLVNALRISFPGANCNGCLFHLGQAAYKRVGAMGNIEKFKNDSNYNLVFKKILRLAFVPIRDVPVFYNDIKKFIQDNSITTTANFQLYFENNYLVSHVTREDNGGRAVANINFWNVFDRVKNEIPRTSNNAESWNRTINKRMETRNPNIAFFLSRILDCEEMDIYNLKRYKKGLFEAKKTQKAEEKIRIIVKNYKHYSREEYMNALLQHVNFKCE; the protein is encoded by the coding sequence atgaacgacaactttgaaatttttaaaggtCAACGTGGAGGGCAAAATCTTATCTATGAAGATCAGATATACACTTTAGACTACAATAAGGACGGAACTAGGCGATGGAGGTGCAGTAATAGGTCTTGTAGAGGAGCCATTACAATGAATGAACAAAACGAAATCgttaaaaaagttattcATTCACATGAACCAGTACCTGAGAAATGCATGTTTAAAAGAactatcaaaaaaataaaagaacaAGTTGCTACAAGTAATGAAAACTCaatagaaataataaaaaaacaactaCCAGCATTGTCAACCAGCTTAGATATTACTAAAATGCCTTCCatagaatatttaagaGATACAATCAAACGAACAAGAAATTCAAGACTCGGATTTATAACTGGTTGCATTATGGATATACCCGAAGTCTTGCAAGTagattctaaaaaaaatcgttTTCTTAGATTTGATAGTGGTATGCAGGATAataatagatttataatatttttttcagaattcaaaaaaagtatgattgaaaaaatagatACGTTCGTTGTCGATGGAACGTTTAAATCTTCTCCTCAAGGATTTTACCAAATTGTCGTCTTTCATGGACATATATTTGGCAAAAGTTTTCCAtacatttatattctaCTCAAGGGAAAAAGTGAAAGGTCATATTCTAGAGCCTTCGATAAATGCAAGGAATTAGTTATTATGAATGTTAAGAACTTTGTGACTGATTTTGAGAGAGGATTGGTCAATGCATTACGAATATCTTTCCCTGGAGCAAACTGTAATGGATGCTTGTTTCATCTTGGGCAGGCAGCCTATAAAAGAGTCGGGGCAATGGGGAACATAGAAAAGTTTAAAAACGATTCTAACTATAATCTAGTATTCAAAAAGATTCTTCGATTAGCTTTTGTGCCAATACGAGATGTTCcggttttttataatgatattaagaaatttatacaagATAATTCAATTACAACCACAGCTAACTTTCAGTTATActttgaaaataattatttagttTCCCATGTAACAAGAGAAGATAATGGTGGGAGAGCTGTCgccaatataaatttttggaaTGTATTTGATagggtaaaaaatgaaattccTCGGACTTCTAACAATGCAGAAAGCTGGAATAGAACCATAAACAAGAGGATGGAGACAAGAAATCCAAATATCgctttttttctttcaagAATACTCGATTGTGAAGAAATGGATATATATAATCTAAAAcgttataaaaaaggatTATTTGAAGCTAAAAAAACCCAAAAAGCGGaggaaaaaattagaataatcgttaaaaattataaacattatTCTCGTGAAGAGTACATGAATGCTTTACTGCAACACGTGAATTTCAAATGCGAATAA